In the Pseudoliparis swirei isolate HS2019 ecotype Mariana Trench chromosome 21, NWPU_hadal_v1, whole genome shotgun sequence genome, one interval contains:
- the cskmt gene encoding citrate synthase-lysine N-methyltransferase CSKMT, mitochondrial: MSPFTKSLTLSAGRRAAACAVRRHSSLTAELIENMDKKATWDRFYAESSSGMSAFKNFEWFFGFEAVRDFIMPLLQAAPRPDGLLQVLDMGCGTSALGPCIYRHSPLPVRVTCADISPIAVRLMQEQVRAQALRAHSASSRLEFVELDCTRLHTRYGARSVDLVVDKGTTDALLRSKAGKRKAALALQQCLTALRSSGSLLQFSDEDPDARLLWLETEAGGVAADVGVHEVGELRGMTYYCYRVTPRSIEEKPPSSGWL; encoded by the exons ATGTCTCCGTTTACGAAGTCGCTGACCTTGTCGGCCGGGAGGAGAGCGGCAGCCTGTGCAGTGCGGCGCCACTCCTCTCTCACAG CTGAGCTGATCGAAAACATGGACAAGAAAGCCACCTGGGACCGCTTCTACGCCGAGAGCAGCAGCGGGATGAGCGCCTTCAAGAACTTTGAGTGGTTCTTTGGCTTCGAGGCGGTCCGGGACTTCATCATGCCCCTCTTGCAGGCCGCGCCCCGCCCAGACGGCCTGCTCCAGGTCCTGGATATGGGCTGTGGCACCTCTGCTTTAGGGCCCTGCATTTACCGGCACTCTCCTCTCCCGGTCCGGGTCACCTGTGCAGACATCTCCCCCATAGCCGTGCGACTGATGCAGGAACAAGTCCGAGCCCAAGCCCTCCGAGCTCACAGTGCTTCCTCTCGGTTGGAGTTCGTGGAGCTGGACTGCACGCGGCTCCACACGCGCTACGGCGCTCGCAGCGTGGACCTCGTGGTGGATAAGGGCACCACGGATGCCTTGTTGAGGTCCAAGGCCGGGAAACGGAAGGCGGCTCTGGCGCTGCAGCAGTGTTTGACGGCGTTGAGGAGCTCCGGGTCTCTGCTCCAGTTCTCCGACGAAGACCCCGACGCCAGGCTGCTGTGGCTGGAGACGGAGGCGGGCGGGGTGGCGGCAGACGTCGGCGTGCACGAGGTCGGGGAGCTGCGGGGAATGACGTACTACTGCTACCGAGTGACTCCTCGCTCGATTGAGGAGAAACCTCCTTCATCTGGGTGGTTGTAA
- the epdl1 gene encoding ependymin-like 1 has product MQLLVVVTCLLAGCLAQRPHPCSSPRLLSGDLTVSTQNEKLWTGAKYLYDALGQRIRVMEIGAYENKSFTYDALLLYKERVMYEINQHDRTCKKMPLKGDFQPMAIPKNATLAGQIILGSSSGPGQGLLVNTWMGDLPEKAGKFMSTVTEFGCIPISTVYHTPKFGWMVTTFFNNVVGISDPGQLNPPAYCLNAGVKVEEEEPTDFLSLFLNKL; this is encoded by the exons ATGCAGCTCCTTGTGGTGGTAACGTGCCTCCTGGCAGGCTGCCTGGCCCAGAGGCCTCACCCGTGCT CGAGTCCTCGCCTTCTGAGCGGAGACCTCACCGTG tCCACACAGAATGAGAAGCTGTGGACCGGCGCCAAGTACCTGTACGATGCTCTGGGCCAGCGGATCCGGGTGATGGAGATCGGCGCGTACGAGAATAAGTCCTTCACCTACGACGCTCTGCTGCTCTACAAAGAG cgtgTCATGTATGAGATCAACCAACATGACCGCACCTGCAAGAAGATGCCTCTGAAGGGAGACTTCCAGCCGATGGCCATCCCCAAGAACGCGACTCTGGCCGGTCAGATTATTCTGGGCAGCTCGTCTGGACCCGGACAAGGACTGCTGGTCAACACGTGGATGGGAGACCTGCCCGAGAAAGCAG GAAAGTTCATGAGCACGGTGACTGAATTCGGTTGTATTCCCATCAGCACCGTGTACCACACGCCGAAGTTCGGATGGATGGTGACCAC CTTCTTCAACAACGTGGTGGGGATCTCGGACCCCGGGCAGCTCAACCCGCCGGCCTACTGCCTGAATGCCGGGGTGAaggttgaggaagaggagccgacCGATTTCCTCAGCTTGTTCCTCAACAAGCTGTGA